A section of the Hevea brasiliensis isolate MT/VB/25A 57/8 chromosome 17, ASM3005281v1, whole genome shotgun sequence genome encodes:
- the LOC110646098 gene encoding uncharacterized protein LOC110646098 produces MHMLAFGHTILRSPKNLMTMKSARPDRQRFIFSSLIFIFFLCVLASINEVRFDSLLKFGRCAFQKFPYQSSNSSSTNFLATNSSSDDIRILIGILTLPDQYQRRHFLRLIYGTQSPMGAQVDVKFVFCNLTKEDQKVLVALEIMRYDDIIILNCKENMNKGKTYTYFSSLPEILNDTDRPYPPYHYVMKADDDTYFRLENLVESLKPLPREDLYYGYVIPCPSMDPFVHYMSGMGYMVSWDIVEWIRDSEVPKNHTEGPEDKVFGDWIREGHKAKNRYNAKWSMYNFPEPPTRCTHELWPDTIAVHLLKNQEKWIQTLKYFNVTSNLKPSKLYHIP; encoded by the coding sequence ATGCACATGCTAGCCTTCGGTCATACCATTCTCCGATCACCTAAGAATCTAATGACCATGAAAAGTGCGAGGCCCGACAGGCAACGATTCATATTCTCCTCTTTGatcttcatcttctttctttgTGTGTTGGCTTCTATCAATGAAGTTCGATTTGATAGCTTATTGAAGTTTGGTAGATGTGCTTTTCAGAAATTTCCATATCAATCCTCTAATTCATCTTCTACCAATTTTCTTGCTACAAATTCTTCCTCTGACGATATTCGCATACTCATTGGCATCTTGACACTTCCAGACCAATATCAGCGCCGGCATTTTCTTCGTTTAATATACGGGACGCAATCTCCGATGGGTGCACAAGTTGACGTAAAGTTTGTGTTTTGCAATCTAACAAAGGAAGATCAAAAAGTACTTGTTGCACTAGAGATAATGCGTTACGATGATATTATCATCCTCAATTGCAAAGAGAACATGAACAAGGGTAAGACCTATACTTATTTTTCAAGCTTGCCAGAAATATTAAACGACACAGATAGGCCATACCCTCCATACCATTATGTGATGAAAGCTGATGATGATACTTATTTTAGGTTAGAAAACTTAGTGGAGTCACTAAAGCCATTGCCTAGAGAAGATTTGTACTATGGTTATGTTATTCCATGCCCTAGCATGGACCCTTTTGTGCATTATATGTCTGGGATGGGGTATATGGTTTCATGGGACATTGTGGAGTGGATTAGGGATTCTGAAGTTCCAAAGAACCATACGGAAGGGCCAGAGGACAAAGTCTTTGGAGACTGGATCAGAGAAGGGCACAAAGCAAAGAATAGATATAATGCTAAGTGGTCAATGTACAATTTTCCAGAGCCACCCACAAGGTGTACGCATGAGCTTTGGCCAGACACAATTGCAGTTCACCTTCTGAAGAATCAAGAGAAGTGGATTCAGACATTGAAGTATTTCAACGTTACTAGTAATCTTAAACCTTCTAAATTATATCATATACCTTAG